In one window of Anaeromyxobacter diazotrophicus DNA:
- a CDS encoding metal ABC transporter ATP-binding protein, which yields MTGAPAPILALEDAAIGYGREVLLRDLTLGVSAGDFLAIVGPNGGGKTTLLRTLLGVQPPLGGARRQPRPLRVGYVPQRDHVDAYWPLTAAEVAVMGRYRLLAPGRRPGAADREAVRAALARVGIEELAGVPFRTLSGGQRQRTLIARALASEPELLALDEPTNGMDPAAELDAMDVLRALHRGGGLAVVMVSHRLEAVANYAQRLCFVDKDKRLFRVGALEAMLTPEALGALYGRRVAVREEGGRRFVYPEAEAR from the coding sequence ATGACGGGCGCGCCGGCGCCCATCCTGGCGCTCGAGGACGCGGCCATCGGCTACGGCCGCGAGGTGCTGCTCCGGGACCTCACCCTCGGCGTGAGCGCGGGCGACTTCCTCGCCATCGTCGGCCCGAACGGCGGCGGCAAGACCACGCTCCTGCGCACGCTGCTGGGGGTGCAGCCGCCGCTCGGCGGGGCGCGCCGGCAGCCGCGGCCGCTCCGCGTCGGCTACGTGCCGCAGCGCGACCACGTGGACGCCTACTGGCCGCTCACCGCCGCCGAGGTGGCGGTGATGGGGCGCTACCGCCTGCTCGCCCCCGGCCGGCGCCCCGGCGCGGCGGACCGGGAGGCGGTGCGGGCGGCGCTGGCGCGGGTGGGCATCGAGGAGCTCGCCGGCGTGCCGTTCCGGACCCTCTCCGGCGGGCAGCGGCAGCGCACGCTCATCGCGCGGGCGCTCGCCTCGGAGCCCGAGTTGCTCGCGCTGGACGAGCCGACGAACGGCATGGACCCGGCCGCCGAGCTCGACGCGATGGACGTGCTGCGTGCGCTGCACCGCGGCGGCGGCCTGGCGGTGGTGATGGTCTCGCACCGGCTGGAGGCGGTGGCGAACTACGCCCAGCGGCTCTGCTTCGTGGACAAGGACAAGCGGCTGTTCCGGGTGGGCGCCCTCGAGGCGATGCTCACCCCCGAGGCGCTCGGGGCGCTCTACGGCCGACGGGTGGCGGTGCGCGAGGAGGGGGGACGGCGCTTCGTCTACCCCGAGGCGGAGGCGCGGTGA